GATGCGGCCGGCATATTCGTCCGACAGCTCTTCCAGAGCCGGGCCGATCTGCTTGCAGGGGCCGCACCATTCGGCCCAGAAATCGACGATCACGGGGGTGTCGGCCTGACGCACTTCGGCGTCGAAATCGGTGTCGTTCACATGCACGGTGGCCATGGTCAGCTCCTGTCAGGGGGGGCCGGACGGGACCGGCAGGGATGGGTTCCCTCAACAGCTATGAACCAAGGCGCCCGGGGTCAAGAGGCAGGGGCCTCGACACCCAGCCTGGCCATGACCGGGTCCAGCACCGCATCGGGCAGGTCCATCAGGCTGCGGCTGGCCGTCCACAGCACCGCCATGCGCAGGGGCCGACCCGGCCAGATGCCCCGCAGGGCGGCGCGATAGGCGGCCATCTGGCGCAGGATTCCCTCGGGCACCGCCTCGGGCGTGGCGGGGACATCGGCATTCGTCTTGTAATCGACTGCCGTGATCAGGTCGGGCGTCACGACCAGCCGGTCGATCACCCCGTTCAGCAAGCCCAAGCCCGGCAGGGGTGCCGTCAGCGCGACCTCGGACAGGATCTGCGCCTCCGGGCCGGGCTGCAGGACCTGCGACAGCGCGGGGGCGGACAGGATTTCGCCCGCCTCGGCCAGCAGCAGGGCCATGTCGGCCCCGTCCGGCAGCCCGCCCTCGGCCCCCGACAGGATCGCCCCCGCGATGCGGGGCCAGTCGGGGGCGGGATGGGCGGGCAGATGCTCTAGCAGCAGGTGCAGGCGGGTGCCGCGCAGCATCGCGGCCTCGCGGTCGCCGTCCGAGGTCGCGGCCAGCACCTTGGCCCCGCCCAGCCCGCTGGCGGTGACGGGAGCCACGAAATCGGGCGCCGGCGGCGCCATGCGCAGCGCCCAGTCCGGAGGATTGCGCCGCGGCGGCAGGGCCGTGGCGACGGAGGGCGCCTGTTCGGGCCAGTCGCCCCAGGACAGGCGCAGGCCCGTCCCGATTCCCTCGACGGTCAGGTCGGATCGGTCCAGCCCGGCGCGGCCCGCGCCCTCGGCCACCATCGCGTGCCAGCTGTCCAGCCCCTCGCCCGTCTCGCCCGCCGCCGCCACGATCAGCCAGCTTTCCGCCCGGGTCATCGCCACATAGAGCAGGCGCCGCCGTTCCTCGCCCTGACGCCGGTCCCAATCGGCCACGGCCAGCGCGACGGAATCGCAGCGATCCGCCGCCGCGCCGCGCCAGACGGGCAAGCGGTCCAGCCGCACCAGCGGCTGGCGGCTGGCGGCGCGGCGGGTCTGCGTCTCGGGCAGGATGACGATCGGGCTTTCCAGACCCTTGGAACCATGCACGGTCATCACCCGGATCAGCCCGCCCGCGCCGCCGGGCAGCTGGCGCTTGACCTCGACCTCGTCGCTGGCCAGCCAGACCAGGAAGCCGGTCAGCGAGGGGGTTTCGACCTGCTCATAGGCCAGGGCCTGCGACATCAGCTCGTCGATGCCGTCCACAGCCTCGGGGCCAAGCCGCGCCAGCAGGGCGGCCCGGCCGCCATGCCGGGTCAGCAGGCGGGCGATCAGGTCATGGGGACGCAGGTAGTCGGCGTTCTTGGCGAGGTCGTTGAAAACCGCCTGAATTTCGCTGTGCTGGGACTCGCGCAGACGAATCCAGAGATACTCGCCCTTCTTTCGCCCCTGCGCCAGGTGGTAGAGGTCATCCTCGGACAGCCCGAACAGGGGCGAGCGCAGGCTGGCGGCCAGCGCCAGGTCGTCCTCGGGGGTGGCCAGCACCGACAGGGTGGCGGTGATGTCGCGCACCGCCAGCTCGCCCGCCAGCCGCAGCCGGTCGGCGCCCGCCACCGGCAGGCCCGCCGATTTCAGCTCCGCGATCAGCGCGGCGAACAGGTCGGCCCGGCGCTGCACCAGGATCTGGATGTCGCCCGCGCCGATGGGCCGGGCCGCCCCCGTCTTCGCGTCCAGGATCGGCGTGCCGATCATCGCGCCGATCTGCGCCGCGATATGGCGGGCCAGCTGCGTCTCGGCGTCGTTCTCTGATGGCGCGTCGACGGGGCGGGTCCAGTCTTCGGGGTCGGTCTTGTCGGGCTTGGGCAGGGCGGGCCACAGGTCCACGCGCCCGGGCAGGGCGTCACGGAAGGCCAGATGGCGCGGCGGATCGCCCAGACCCGCCGCCGCCTCGCCCTGGAACACCGCATCGACCAGCCGCAGGATCGCCGGAGAGGACCGGAAGCTGTGCGCCAGCCCGCGCCGCTGCATCGGCTGTTGCACGGCCTGGAAGTCCCGGTCGAAGAGGTCGCGCATCGCCTCGAAGACGGCGATGTCGGCGCCTTGGAAGGAATAGATCGACTGCTTGGGATCGCCCACCACGAACAGCGTGCGGGGCCGGTCATGGGTGCCCGCGCCGCTGGTGAACTCGTCGGTCAGGCGGCGGATCACGCGCCATTGTTCCGGGCTGGTGTCCTGCGCCTCGTCCACCAGGATGTGGTCGATGCCGCCGTCCAGCCGCCACAGCACCCATTGCGCCATGCTGGATTCCTCCAGCAGCTGCGCGGTGCGGCGGATCAGGTCGTCGAAATCCAGCCAGCCATGCGCGGCCTTGGCGGCGTTCATGCGGGTGGCGAAGGCATGGCCGAAGCGGTGCAGGGCCAGCGACTTTTCCGCCGCCGTCAGTGCCAAGGCCTGCGGGCGGGCCAGCTCGACCCGCTCCATCAGGTCGTTCAGATCGTCCATGAAGGGCGCGCAGGCGCCAATCGCCAGATCCTTGGTGGGAATCTTTCCGGTCTTGGCGCCGAAGGGCACCTTGGCGCTGCCGCCGAACAGCAGGCAACCGAACAGGCGCGCCAGATCGGCCATGCCGGGATCGCGCCAGCGGACCTGCGCCAGCGCCTCGGCCAGCTTGGCGTCGGTGACCTTGCCCGTCCGCAGGGCGGGGATCAGCGCGTCGGCCAGATCGCCCTCGGCGCCCAGGAAGACCTGCGCCAGCAGGCTGTCCGCCGTCAGCCCGGGCGGCACGTCCAGCGCCGCCCACAGCGCGTCCGGATCGGGCGCGGTCTCGAAATCGGCCAGCGACAGGCTGGCCAGGAAGCGGTCCAGATCGTCGCCCGAATGCAGCCGCGTCAGGTCGGCGATGGCCGGGTGGTCCCCTTCGGCCATCTCCTCGATGATCTCGCCTCGCAGGGCGCGGGCGCTGCGGTCGTCCAGTTCCGCAAAGCCCATCGGCACCCCCGCCTCCAGCGGAAAGCGCCGCAGCAGGGCCGCGCAGAAGCTGTGGATGGTCTGCACCTTCAGCCCGCCCGGAGTCTCGATGGCACGCGCGAACAGGCGCCGCGCGGCGGGCAAGTCGGGCGCGGCCTCCTGTCCCTCGCCCAACTGCGCCAGTTCGGCGCGCAGGTCGGGCTCGGGCAGCATCGCCCACCGGCCAAGCCGGGCCAGCAGGCGGTTCTGCATCTCGGTCGCGGCGGCCTTGGTATAGGTCAGGCACAGGATGCGCTCGGGCGGGGTGCCCGCCAGCAGCAGCCGCGCCACGCGGTCGGTCAGCACCCGCGTCTTGCCCGATCCCGCATTGGCCGTCAGCCAGGTGGACCGCAGCGGATCGGCCGCCGCGATCTGGTTCAGCGTCGCCTCATCCATGATCGCCCACCTTCTGCGGCCGGGCCTGATCGGTCAGCGCCCATTCCCCGAACCGCGCCAGATGGTCGTAATCCCCGGCATAGGAGGTCCGCTGAGGCGCCCGCATGGCGGTGAAGCCCGCATCCCCGGTCAGATAGGCCTCGATCAGGCGCACGAAGCCGTCCCAAGTCTCGCCCTCGATCTGGTCGGAATGCTCGCGGTCATGGGTCCTGCCCTCGCCGCCCAGCTGGATGTAGCGCAAGCCTGCCACGTCCACGGGGCCGAGCGCGTCGAAGCCGCCGCGCCGGGCCATCGCGGCCTCCAGCATCAGCTGCTTGTCGAAATGGCGGATCATCGCATCGGTGGGCGGCGTGCCGGACTTGTAGTCATAGACGACGACCCGCCCCTCGGTCAGCAGGTCGATCCGGTCGGGCTTGGCGGTCAGGGTGAAATCCATCCCCGACAGCGCGACCCGGCCCCTCTTTTCCACGACCATCGGCATGCCCTCGGCCAGGCGGGCCAGCTCGTCGGCGACGATCCGGTCGGCAATGGCCGCGATCCGCGCCGACCAGAAGGCGCGGGCGGCGGGCCAGGGCACGTCGGCCTGCAGCACCTCTGCGGTCAGCGACAGGAAGGTCGCGCGCAGCGCCTCGGGCGGGGTTTCGGGGGTGGGGCGGCTGTTCAGCAGAGCCTCGACGATGGCATGCAGGGTCTGGCCGCGCAGGGCCGCATCGGGCTGGGGCCGCAGGGGCGGCAGCGGGCGCAAGCCCAGCACCCGCTTGGCATAGACCGCATAGGGATCGCGGATCAGCAGCGAGACATCGGTGACCGGCAGCTCCCGGAAGGGCGGCCCCGGCGGCACCGGAGAGGGGCGCGGCGCGGGGGCCACGGGCGCGGGCGGGCGGGCCACCGCCTCGGCCATGGCCAGCCATTCGGCGCCGCGCGCCCGCATCGCGGCCAGGGCCTGGGGGCCGTTCCGGTCGGGCAGGCCGCCCATCAGGTTCAGCATCCGGTTCAGCCAGCGCGAGGGGATGGTCTCGGCCTCGGCATCGCGGCGGGCGCGGGTCAGGAACACCCGGTCGGCGGCGATGCCCTGCTGGAAGTCATGCGCGGCCAGCCCGATCTGGCGTTCGGGCAGGGGCAGGCCCGCCTGCGCCCGCATCTGGCGCGACAGCCAGGGGTCGGGTGACAAGGGCTGGGGCCAGCCCCCCTCATTCAGCCCCGACAGGATCACCGTGCCATGGGCGTAAAGCCGCGCCTCGCGCGGGCCGCGGATGCGCAGGCAGTGATGGCCCGCCACATCCTCGCGCAGGGCCTTGGCCTGCAGTTCGGTGACCAGAAGCGCGCTGAAGTCGGTGGGGCCGATTTCGGGGCCCAGGGGCGCGTGTTCGGCCAGATAGGCCAGCACGGCCTGCGCCATCTGGCCCGCCTTGTCCTGCCACAGGCGCGAGGCATCGACCGTGCCGCCCGGTCCGGCGGCCAAGGCCTCGGCCAGCGACATCATGTCGGCCAGACGGTCGGGCAGGGGGCGGGGCGCGCGGTCGCGGGCCAGGGGCGTGATGCGGTCCAGCATCCCGGCCAGCCAGCCCGCCCAGATCTTGCGCGTCTCGTCGCCCTTCGTCGCCCAATCGGCCAGGGTGGCGGCATCGGGGAAGGCCGGGCCGCGGCGGCGCAGCTGCAGTTCCAGCTCGCGCGTCTCGCGCAGCATCTGGTTGCGGCCGATCGCCTCGGAGCCGGTGGCCGTCAGCGGATGCTTGAGCAGGATCAGCAGCCGGTCGATGGTCAGCGGCTGCCCGAACAGCGCCGCGACCTGGCGCAGGAACAGGCCCGGCGCGGTCAGCGGCAGGGGCCGCCCGGCGCTGTCGTCGGGGCGGATGTGCCAGCGGTCCAGCGCGGCGGTGACGCGGCGGATCAGCCCGCTGTCGGCCGCGATCAGGGTGATCAGCGTGCCGCGTTCGGCGGCGTCGCGCATGACCAGCGCGATGGCCTCGGCCTCCTGCCCCGGCTGGTCGGCCTCGATCAGGGTCAGATCCTTGGTCGCGGGGATCAGGTCGGGCAGGTCGGGCCCCTCGGCGATCCACTGGTCGGTGACCGGGGCGGGACGCAGCGCCAGCGAGATCAGGCGGTTGCGATCCTCGGAAAGCGGGCGTTCCTCGGTCCAGCGGCCGGGATAGCCGGCGGCGGCGATCAGCGGCGCAAAGCGGGCCTGCGGATGGTCGTCGGCCTGCGCCAGCCCCTCCCACACCTCGGGGGGCTGGTCGAAATCGAAGCCGGGCAGCACCACCGCGCCGTTGGGCAGTGCCGCCACCGCCTGCATGTAGAGCCGCGTCGCCCCGTGCGAGCCGGTCGAGCCCGCCACGATCACCGGCCCCTCGGGCAGGTTCAGACCCTGCGGCCAGTCGGCCTGTGCGGCCTCGGCCGCGGCGCGCTGGCGGGCGGGGCGGTCCAGCGCGGGGTTGCCCAGGTGGAAATCCGCCGCGATCCGCAGGAAGGCCAGGGCGTTCTGCCAGTGGCGCGCGTGATCGCCGGTGTCGATCGCCTCCAGCGCGGTGATGTCGCGCCCTTCGGTCTGCATCTCTACCATCAGCTGCGACAGCGATTGCGCCAGTACGGGGATGGAATGGCCGGCGCCCAGATCGGGGCGCAGCCGCATCATCTGCGCGATCAGCCGGGCCAGCTGCAGGCGGCGCGCCAGCGGCGCCTCGGGCGGGTCGGGCATGACCAGCGGTCCGGGATCGACCCCGGTGATGGATCGGATCTGCGGCAGCAGCAGAGGTCCGGCTTTGTCAAAGGCCCGGAATAGGGCGCCGCGCGTGGGCGCGGCATTGGTCAGCACGGTGACGCGGGCCAGCGCCTCGGGCGGCTGGTCGCGCATCCGCGCCAGCAGGCCCTGCACGAAGCCCTCGGCGAAATCGACGCCGGGGGGCAGGGCATAAAGGCCGCGCATCTCACCCACGCAGCAGCGCCTCGGCCAGGGGGATCGCCTGCGGCGTGCCCACGTCGCACCAGCCGCCCGGATGGATCATCCCGAAGGCCCGCCCTTCGGCGATCAGCAGGTCCCACAAGCGGTTGAGCGAGAAGGCGGCATCGGCGATCCCTGCCAGCCGGTCGGGGCGGATGATCTGCGCGCCCGCATAGACGTGATCGCCCTGCCGGATCAGCCGGTGCCCCGGATCCAGGCTGAAATCCCCCGCGCCCTGCCGGGCCGTCGCGCGGTCCAGCGGCACCAGCGCCAGCAGCGCGTCCATGTCGTCGCGCCAGGCCCCGGCCAGCGCGGTCAGCACGTTCGGCCCCGTCCAGA
Above is a window of Paracoccus liaowanqingii DNA encoding:
- the addA gene encoding double-strand break repair helicase AddA, yielding MDEATLNQIAAADPLRSTWLTANAGSGKTRVLTDRVARLLLAGTPPERILCLTYTKAAATEMQNRLLARLGRWAMLPEPDLRAELAQLGEGQEAAPDLPAARRLFARAIETPGGLKVQTIHSFCAALLRRFPLEAGVPMGFAELDDRSARALRGEIIEEMAEGDHPAIADLTRLHSGDDLDRFLASLSLADFETAPDPDALWAALDVPPGLTADSLLAQVFLGAEGDLADALIPALRTGKVTDAKLAEALAQVRWRDPGMADLARLFGCLLFGGSAKVPFGAKTGKIPTKDLAIGACAPFMDDLNDLMERVELARPQALALTAAEKSLALHRFGHAFATRMNAAKAAHGWLDFDDLIRRTAQLLEESSMAQWVLWRLDGGIDHILVDEAQDTSPEQWRVIRRLTDEFTSGAGTHDRPRTLFVVGDPKQSIYSFQGADIAVFEAMRDLFDRDFQAVQQPMQRRGLAHSFRSSPAILRLVDAVFQGEAAAGLGDPPRHLAFRDALPGRVDLWPALPKPDKTDPEDWTRPVDAPSENDAETQLARHIAAQIGAMIGTPILDAKTGAARPIGAGDIQILVQRRADLFAALIAELKSAGLPVAGADRLRLAGELAVRDITATLSVLATPEDDLALAASLRSPLFGLSEDDLYHLAQGRKKGEYLWIRLRESQHSEIQAVFNDLAKNADYLRPHDLIARLLTRHGGRAALLARLGPEAVDGIDELMSQALAYEQVETPSLTGFLVWLASDEVEVKRQLPGGAGGLIRVMTVHGSKGLESPIVILPETQTRRAASRQPLVRLDRLPVWRGAAADRCDSVALAVADWDRRQGEERRRLLYVAMTRAESWLIVAAAGETGEGLDSWHAMVAEGAGRAGLDRSDLTVEGIGTGLRLSWGDWPEQAPSVATALPPRRNPPDWALRMAPPAPDFVAPVTASGLGGAKVLAATSDGDREAAMLRGTRLHLLLEHLPAHPAPDWPRIAGAILSGAEGGLPDGADMALLLAEAGEILSAPALSQVLQPGPEAQILSEVALTAPLPGLGLLNGVIDRLVVTPDLITAVDYKTNADVPATPEAVPEGILRQMAAYRAALRGIWPGRPLRMAVLWTASRSLMDLPDAVLDPVMARLGVEAPAS
- the addB gene encoding double-strand break repair protein AddB, whose protein sequence is MRGLYALPPGVDFAEGFVQGLLARMRDQPPEALARVTVLTNAAPTRGALFRAFDKAGPLLLPQIRSITGVDPGPLVMPDPPEAPLARRLQLARLIAQMMRLRPDLGAGHSIPVLAQSLSQLMVEMQTEGRDITALEAIDTGDHARHWQNALAFLRIAADFHLGNPALDRPARQRAAAEAAQADWPQGLNLPEGPVIVAGSTGSHGATRLYMQAVAALPNGAVVLPGFDFDQPPEVWEGLAQADDHPQARFAPLIAAAGYPGRWTEERPLSEDRNRLISLALRPAPVTDQWIAEGPDLPDLIPATKDLTLIEADQPGQEAEAIALVMRDAAERGTLITLIAADSGLIRRVTAALDRWHIRPDDSAGRPLPLTAPGLFLRQVAALFGQPLTIDRLLILLKHPLTATGSEAIGRNQMLRETRELELQLRRRGPAFPDAATLADWATKGDETRKIWAGWLAGMLDRITPLARDRAPRPLPDRLADMMSLAEALAAGPGGTVDASRLWQDKAGQMAQAVLAYLAEHAPLGPEIGPTDFSALLVTELQAKALREDVAGHHCLRIRGPREARLYAHGTVILSGLNEGGWPQPLSPDPWLSRQMRAQAGLPLPERQIGLAAHDFQQGIAADRVFLTRARRDAEAETIPSRWLNRMLNLMGGLPDRNGPQALAAMRARGAEWLAMAEAVARPPAPVAPAPRPSPVPPGPPFRELPVTDVSLLIRDPYAVYAKRVLGLRPLPPLRPQPDAALRGQTLHAIVEALLNSRPTPETPPEALRATFLSLTAEVLQADVPWPAARAFWSARIAAIADRIVADELARLAEGMPMVVEKRGRVALSGMDFTLTAKPDRIDLLTEGRVVVYDYKSGTPPTDAMIRHFDKQLMLEAAMARRGGFDALGPVDVAGLRYIQLGGEGRTHDREHSDQIEGETWDGFVRLIEAYLTGDAGFTAMRAPQRTSYAGDYDHLARFGEWALTDQARPQKVGDHG
- a CDS encoding nucleotidyltransferase family protein, whose protein sequence is MPPLMIFAAGLGTRMRPLTDTRPKPLIEVAGRSLLDRALDLGRQAGAAPIVVNTHYLGAQIERHLQGQDIAISREAGQILETGGGLRHALPLLGDGPVMTLNPDVVWTGPNVLTALAGAWRDDMDALLALVPLDRATARQGAGDFSLDPGHRLIRQGDHVYAGAQIIRPDRLAGIADAAFSLNRLWDLLIAEGRAFGMIHPGGWCDVGTPQAIPLAEALLRG